The following proteins are encoded in a genomic region of Zea mays cultivar B73 chromosome 9, Zm-B73-REFERENCE-NAM-5.0, whole genome shotgun sequence:
- the LOC103639302 gene encoding zinc finger protein ZAT8, whose protein sequence is MAYGKRSRQKAEEMVWLPDGADVARFLLLFSGHQHYHGASGAASTDAAASAPERVFECKTCSRQFPSFQALGGHRASHKKPRLADGGVDAAAAAEPPKTKPKVHGCSICGLEFAIGQALGGHMRRHRAAEAEDAVGGSPGLGLDLSLGPKRDRVSKATVPSVDLVLDLNAVPEELDEEQDCAKLGLSIDFPVAVVDFLR, encoded by the coding sequence ATGGCGTACGGCAAGAGGTCGCGGCAGAAGGCCGAGGAGATGGTCTGGCTGCCCGACGGCGCCGACGTCGCGCGCTTCCTGCTGCTCTTCTCGGGCCACCAGCACTACCACGGCGCCAGCGGCGCGGCGTCCACAGACGCGGCTGCCTCGGCGCCCGAGCGGGTGTTCGAGTGCAAGACCTGCAGCCGCCAGTTCCCGTCCTTCCAGGCGCTCGGCGGCCACCGGGCCAGCCATAAGAAGCCCCGCCTCGCGGACGGCGGCGtcgacgccgccgccgcggccgaGCCGCCCAAGACCAAGCCCAAGGTGCACGGCTGCTCCATATGCGGGCTCGAGTTCGCCATCGGCCAGGCGCTCGGCGGCCACATGCGCCGCCACCGGGCTGCCGAGGCGGAGGACGCGGTCGGCGGCAGCCCCGGCCTCGGGCTTGACCTCAGCCTCGGGCCGAAACGCGACAGAGTCAGTAAGGCCACCGTGCCGTCGGTCGACCTGGTGCTGGACCTTAATGCCGTGCCGGAGGAGCTCGACGAGGAGCAGGATTGCGCCAAGCTGGGGCTCTCCATCGATTTCCCCGTAGCAGTAGTTGACTTCTTACGTTAA
- the LOC103639300 gene encoding E3 ubiquitin-protein ligase CSU1, with amino-acid sequence MPQRHSKNNNDLAFFTYEEKRKLGYGTQRERLGKDSIKPFDACCLCLKPLIGPLCCPKGHTFCKECILECLLYQKKDIKRKLAAHEAQKRQEKEEEEEKLILQKAKELDAFDQQNHGAVPQYHDRRGSQDKNGFHGANNVNVTSFEDEALRCMKAFWLPSATPEATVKVDVLSTDTVCPEGQEKLKLKSLFPISFTEETADQKSRKAVEKSYMCPSCKSTITNTMSLVAVSTCGHVFCKKCSDKFLVKDKACLECSKPFRERNLVPLEKGATGFAAHDERLVARDFKHLGSGSGLGLVKPAPKTY; translated from the exons ATGCCGCAGCGGCATTCGAAAAACAACAACGACCTCGCCTTCTTCACGTACGAGGAGAAGCGGAAGCTCGGGTACGGCACGCAGCGGGAGCGCCTGGGAAAGGACTCCATCAAGCCCTTCGACGCCTGCTGCCTCTGCCTCAAGCCGCTCATCGGCCCGCTCTGCTGCCCCAAGGGCCACACATTCTGTAAGGAGTGCATCCTCGAGTGCCTCCTCTACCAGAAGAAGGACATCAAGCG CAAGCTAGCAGCACATGAGGCCCAGAAAAGGCAAGAGAAAGAAGAGGAGGAGGAGAAGCTAATTCTGCAGAAGGCTAAGGAGTTGGATGCCTTTGATCAACAGAATCATGGAGCTGTTCCTCAGTACCATGATCGCAGGGGTTCCCAAGACAAGAATGGGTTTCATGGAGCAAATAATGTGAATGTCACTTCTTTTGAAGACGAAGCCCTTCGCTGTATGAAGGCATTCTGGCTCCCTTCAGCTACTCCTGAAGCTACGGTCAAGGTAGACGTGCTCTCCACCGACACTGTCTGCCCGGAGGGGCAGGAGAAGCTCAAGTTGAAATCGCTCTTCCCTATCTCGTTCACAGAGGAAACTGCTGATCAGAAGAGCAGGAAGGCAGTGGAAAAGAGCTACATGTGCCCTAGTTGCAAGTCCACTATCACAAATACTATGTCCCTTGTGGCGGTCAGCACTTGTGGCCATGTCTTCTGCAAGAAATGTTCTGACAAGTTTCTAGTGAAGGATAAAGCTTGCTTGGAGTGCAGCAAACCATTCAGGGAGAGGAATTTGGTTCCATTGGAGAAAGGAGCAACCGGGTTTGCTGCACATGATGAACGCCTGGTTGCAAGGGATTTCAAGCATTTGGGTAGTGGCTCTGGGTTAGGACTAGTGAAGCCTGCACCAAAAACTTACTAA
- the LOC103639301 gene encoding E3 ubiquitin-protein ligase CSU1, with translation MPQRHSKNNNDLAFFTYEEKRKLGYGTQRERLGKDSIKPFDACCLCLKPLIGPLCCPKGHTFCKECILECLLYQKKDIKRKLAAHEAQKKQEKEEEEEKLILQKAKELDAFDQQNHGAVPQYHDRRGSQDKNGFHGANNVNATSFEDEALRCMKAFWLPSATPEATVKVDVPSTDTVCPEGQEKLKLKSLFSISFTEETADQKSRKAVEKRYMCPSCKSTITNTMSLVAVNTCGHVFCKKCSDKFLVKDKACLECSKPFRERNLVPLEKGATGFAAHDERLVARDFKHLGSGSGLGLVKPASKTY, from the exons ATGCCGCAGCGGCATTCGAAAAACAACAACGACCTCGCCTTCTTCACGTACGAGGAGAAGCGGAAGCTCGGGTACGGCACGCAGCGGGAGCGCTTGGGAAAGGACTCCATCAAGCCCTTCGACGCCTGCTGCCTCTGCCTCAAGCCGCTCATCGGCCCGCTCTGCTGCCCCAAGGGCCACACATTCTGTAAGGAGTGCATCCTCGAGTGCCTCCTCTACCAGAAGAAGGACATCAAGCG CAAGCTAGCAGCACATGAGGCCCAGAAAAAGCAAGAGAAAGAAGAGGAGGAGGAGAAGCTAATTCTGCAGAAGGCTAAGGAGTTGGATGCCTTTGATCAGCAGAATCATGGAGCTGTTCCTCAGTACCATGATCGCAGGGGTTCCCAAGACAAGAATGGGTTTCATGGAGCAAATAATGTGAATGCCACTTCTTTTGAAGACGAAGCCCTTCGCTGTATGAAGGCATTCTGGCTCCCTTCAGCTACTCCTGAAGCTACGGTCAAGGTAGACGTGCCCTCCACCGACACTGTCTGCCCGGAGGGGCAGGAGAAGCTCAAGTTGAAATCGCTCTTCTCTATCTCGTTCACAGAGGAAACTGCTGATCAGAAGAGCAGGAAGGCAGTGGAAAAGAGATACATGTGCCCTAGTTGCAAGTCCACTATCACAAATACCATGTCCCTTGTGGCGGTCAACACTTGTGGCCATGTCTTCTGCAAGAAATGTTCTGACAAGTTTCTAGTGAAGGATAAAGCTTGCTTGGAGTGCAGCAAACCATTCAGGGAGAGAAATTTGGTTCCATTGGAGAAAGGAGCAACCGGGTTTGCTGCACATGACGAACGCCTGGTGGCAAGGGATTTCAAGCATTTGGGTAGTGGCTCTGGGTTAGGACTAGTGAAGCCTGCATCAAAAACTTACTAA